The nucleotide sequence CCATCTTCATGAAAACCATTGTGGCCAAAGTGCTGGAGCGCTTTGGTTTCAAGAAGGTCCTGAGTTGGAATGCCCTGCTGGTGGCGCTGTCAATGGCGGTGTATGGTCTGTTCCGTGCAGACACACCGCATGTGCTGATGCTGGTGGTGTTTGTGCTGGGTGGATTTTCCCGCTCACTACAATTTACCAGCCTCAATGCCATTGCTTTTGCCGACGTGGAACAAAGCCGCATGAGTCATGCCACCAGCCTGTCCAGTGTGGCGCAACAGTTGGCTGCCGGCTTTGGGGTGACCGTTGCGGCAATGACGCTACAGGTAGTCACTACCCTGCAAGGACATCAAATCCTGGTTAGCAGTGACTTTGCCTGGTCATTCCTGGTGATGGGCTTGCTGACTTCGTGCTCGGTGTTTTTCTTTTTAGCTCTGGATGCGAGGTCTGGCGCTGCACTGGCAGGGGCGTCAACGGACAGGTCTGTCACGCGCTGATTGCAAGGGAAGGCAGTGAGCTGCTGCGAGTGCTGAGCTGGAATGAAAAAAAGCCGCTGATCTGAGATCAACGGCTTTTTTAATTGGTGCCCAAGAGAAGACTCGAACTTCCACACCCTTGCGGGCGCTAGGACCTGAACCTAGTGCGTCTACCAATTCCGCCACCTGGGCAAAGCAAATTGTATGTACTGCAAGCTGGTGATGTTAAGCCAACCTTAAAAAATTGTTGGTGCCCAAGAGAAGACTCGAACTTCCACACCCTTGCGGGCGCTAGGACCTGAACCTAGTGCGTCTACCAATTCCGCCACCTGGGCAAACCAAATTTTTCATTGCAACAGCAATAAGACTATATAATACAGCTGAATGGTGCCCAAGAGAAGACTCGAACTTCCACACCCTTGCGGGCGCTAGGACCTGAACCTAGTGCGTCTACCAATTCCGCCACCTGGGCACTGCTTTGCTGTATCATTCTGTTGCT is from Aquitalea aquatilis and encodes:
- a CDS encoding MFS transporter, with translation MLRLPTFHASVMGGFLIRMGVGATPFLLPLMLQLGFGYTPFESGMLTCSTAIGAIFMKTIVAKVLERFGFKKVLSWNALLVALSMAVYGLFRADTPHVLMLVVFVLGGFSRSLQFTSLNAIAFADVEQSRMSHATSLSSVAQQLAAGFGVTVAAMTLQVVTTLQGHQILVSSDFAWSFLVMGLLTSCSVFFFLALDARSGAALAGASTDRSVTR